The Synechococcus sp. CC9605 sequence GCCACATCCATTTCAGCGAGAACACTTTGAAAGCGTTCCTCGCGCATCACCTGCGGATCCGGGGCTGCCGCAATAGCAGCCAGAAGGGTGAGGGCGAAGGGGAAAAGGGAAGTCCCCATGGCGGGCTGCGGTCTACAAAGGAAAACCTACGAGGCCCAAACCGTTCCTCCCGCAACCATGGCCATTTCGTCCACCCGTCCCAACACGCTGCCTGCCCTCCAACGCGCCCTCGTCGTCGGTGGCGGCGGCAGAGAACAGGCCCTGACCTGGGCCCTGGCCCGTTGTCCGGGCCTGGAGACGGTCTGGATCACCCCTGGCAACGGTGGCGCTGAAGGCAGCGCCCTGGCGGTGGGCGAAACCGATCGCGCTGGGTTGATCGCGCTGTGCCAGCAGAACGGCATCGACCTGGTGGTGGTGGGTCCGGAAGCGCCGCTGGCCGCTGGAGTTGCCGATGCCCTGCGAGAGGCGGGCTTCGACGTGTTCGGCCCTGGAGCAGAGGGGGCCCAGTTGGAGGCGAGCAAAGCCTGGGCCAAGCAGCTGATGCAAGAGGCGGGGGTGCCCACGGCGGGCCACTGGGCGGTGGCCAGTGAAGCCGAAGCCCTGGCGGTGTTGCAGGAGGTCCAACGTCCTCTGGTGGTCAAGGCCGATGGCTTGGCCGCCGGCAAGGGCGTCACGGTGGCGGACAGCGTGGAGGAGTCGGAAACCGCCATCCGCGAAGCCTTTGAAGGGCGATTCGGGGCTGCAGGCTCCCAGCTGGTGTTGGAGGAGCGGATGGAGGGCCCTGAAGTTTCGGTGTTTGCCCTCTGCGATGGGGAGCGGATGGTGCTCTTGCCCCCGGCGCAGGACCACAAACGGCTCAACGAAGGCGATTGCGGCCCCAACACCGGCGGCATGGGCGCCTATGCCCCCGCCCCACTGCTGGATGCCGAGGGCCTCGAAGACGTGCGCCGCATCGTGCTGGAGCCCACCCTCAAGGCCCTGCGCCAACGCGGAATCGATTATCGCGGCGTGATCTATGCCGGCCTAATGATCACGGCCGACGGCCCCCAGGTGATCGAGTTCAACTGTCGCTTTGGCGATCCCGAATGCCAGACGTTGATGCCACTGCTCGGCCCGGAGCTCGGCGCCGTGCTGCAGGCCTGTGCTCTGGGTCGCCTTGATCTGGCCCCTCAGCTGAGCATCGCCGAACGCTGCAGTGCCTGCGTTGTGGCGGCCGCCGAGGGCTACCCCGAGTCCCCCCGCAAGGGCGATGCGATCCGCATCGACCTTGCCCCCAGCCCAGACCATCAGCTGTTTCACGCCGGCACCCGCCGAGACAACTCCGGCGAACTGCTCACCGCCGGAGGCCGGGTGCTTGCCGTCGTCGCCCAGGGCGATGACTTCGATACCGCCTTCGCCGGGGCCTACGACGGTCTCAATCAGCTCGATTACGCCGGAATCACCTACCGTCGAGACATCGGCCATCAGGTGCGCTCGGGCGGATGAGCAGCGGCAGCGGAGCAGCAATCGCTGATTGGGCGCTTCCCCCCAATGGCAAACCGCCAGGGGAGGACCAGAACCTTTGGGACCGCATCACCGCCTGGTGGGCGGAATTCACCCTCCAGACCAAGCTGCTGGCGATTGCCACCCTGGTGGTGAGCCTGATGATGACGGGCATCACCTTCTTCGCTCTAAATGGCATTCAGCGCGATGCCGTGATGAACGACACGCGCTACGCCCGGGATCTGGGCCTGCTGCTGGCTGGCAACGTCACTGAACTGGTGGCGCAGGGGCAGGACCGTGAGCTGGCCAACGTCGCCGAAAAGTTCTGGCGCTCCAGCCGCAGCGTCCGCTACATATTCTTCGCCGATCCCGAAGGCGTCGTTTATCTGGGGATCCCGATCAGCGCCACCCCCAGCAGTGGGGATGGGGAGCTTCGTCTCAACCGACGTCTGGAACTGCCCGATGAGCTGCGTCGACGCCCACAGAACCCCCTGGTGCGGCAACACCTCACACCCCAGGGTGCCGTCACTGATGTGTTCGTCCCTCTTATCCGGGGGGGTCAGTACTACGGCGTTCTCGGCCTCGGGGTGAACCCGAATGAGACCGCCCTGGCCAGCGCAGCCCTCACGAGGGAAGTAACGGTGGCCGTGTTCATCTCGATCTGGGTGCTGGTGATCCTTGGCGCGGTGTTCAACGCCCTCACCATCACTCGACCGGTGAAGGAACTGCTGCGGGGGGTGCGCTCCGTCGCCTCCGGCAACTTCGGTGCCCGGGTTGATCTGCCAGTTGGAGGGGAATTGGGGGAGTTGCTCACCGGCTTCAACGCGATGGCCTCCCAGCTCGAGGCCTATGACGAGGCCAACATCGAGGAGCTCACGGCCGCCCAGGTGAAGCAACAGTCGTTAATCGCTACCATGGCCGATGGCGCCATGCTGCTGGATGCCGACGGCCGCATCGTGTTGGCCAATCCCACGGCGCGGCGTTTGTTCCGCTGGGAAGGGCGCAGCCTTGAAGGCCAGGAGCTGGTGGGGGAACTGCCGGAGTTGCTGGCCATCGAACTGCACAGTCCCCTCGATGCTCTGCTCGGTGGCGGCTCTGATAGTGAAGACCTGCGCTGCAGCGTGGGGGAACCGGCCCGCACCCTGCGAATCGTCCTGCAGGCGGTGCGTGATGCCAGTGGTGAAACCCTCAAGGGCATCGCCGTCACCATCCAGGACCTCACCCGCGAGGTGGAGCTGAATGCGGCCCAGAGCCGTTTCATCAGCAACGTCTCCCATGAACTGCGCACGCCGCTGTTCAACATCAAGAGCTACGTCGAAACCCTGCACGACCTCGGCGATCAGCTCAGCCCCGATGAACAAAAAGAGTTTCTCGGGGTCGCCAACGACGAAACCGATCGACTCACCCGGCTGGTGAACGATGTGCTGGATCTCTCCCGGCTGGAGTCGGGTCGAACCCTGCAGTTCGAACCGATCAGCATGCGCCCAGCCATGGAGCAGACCCTACGCACCTACCGGCTGAATGCCGAAGATCGCGAGGTGGAACTGGTTCTCGATGTTCCCGAAGATCTGCCTGATGTTTTGGGGAACTGGGACCTGCTGCTGCAGGTGCTCGACAATTTGATGGGCAATGCCCTCAAGTTCAGCCGACCCGGTGGCCCCCTCGCGCTGCGGGCCTATCCCTGGCCCGACACCTGTTCTGTGGAGGGAACGGCGATCACCGGCACTGACGGACCCACCTGCGCCCTCACCTCACCGCTGCCAAAGCTGAGGGTGGAGATCGCCGACACGGGCTGCGGCATCAGCAGCACTGATCAGGAGCGCATTTTCGATCGCTTCTTCCGGGTCGAAAACGCCGTTCACACGGAAGTTGGCACCGGGCTGGGTCTCTCGATCGTGCGCGGGATTCTCGAGAAACACGGCGCCCAAGTTCAGATGGCGAGTGAGCCCGAGGTGGGCACCACCTTCTGGTTCGATCTGCCCCTGGCGAAGGCCGACAAGGATGAGCTGCAGCTGCAAGCGGAACGGCGCAGCCGCAACGCCATCGCCGAGGCGGTCGAGCTTTAGGTCAATCCTCGGTGGAGACGCCGCGGGCGATGCGCGACAACTCGCTGCGCTCATCGGTGGTGACCCGATGGGGCACACCGGAGATGATCCGCTCGAAGTTGGAGAAGGAATCCTTGATCTGAGGACCATTGCCCGTGATCACAAATTCGCGGATGCCCTTGTCGTGCCATGAACCGCGCATCTTGAACACGTTCAAGGCACGGGCCATCTCGCCGCGGATCTCCACGTACTGCAGCAGCAGGATCGTGTCGGTGATCGTGGAGATGTGAGAGTCCGTGATCGAATGGCTGCCCATGAACTCCTCGGAGGTGTTCGTGAAGAAGCCGGCGATCTCTTCCTGCTTGGCGTAGCCGGTCACCCCGATCACGAACTGACGGAAGGCGTTGTGGCTCACACCGCGCGCCAGGGCGGAGAGAGAGTCGATCGCCATCCGCGACGGTTTGAACTGACTGATCTCCGTCTTGATGATCTGCAAGTGATCTTCAAGACCCGTGGATTCGGGGTAGGCGCAGATGATCTTGAGCAACCCGTCCTGCTCCATCTGCTCGAAGTCGATGCCCCAGCTGGTGCCGTTGCGCAGCAGTTGGGCGCGCGACTCCTCGTAGGCGAACAGGATGGCGCGTTCCTTGTTACGGCATGCGTCTTCGATGAATTTGGAGACGAGCATCGTCTTGCCCGTTCCGGTGGCTCCGGTGGCCAGGATGATCGAGTCCTTGAAGAAACCACCGCCGCACATGTCGTCCAGGCGCGGCACGCCGGAACTGACCCGGACGTTGGATGAGCGCTGGGTGAGGCGCATGGCCCCAAGCGGGAAGATGCTGATGCCATGGGTGCCCATCGTGAATGGGAACTCGCCCTTCATGTGGGTGGTGCCCCGCAGCTTGAGAATCTCCAGGGTGCGCCGACGCCGCTCTCCCTCGAGCACGTTGCGCAAAATCACCACGTTGTCGGACACAAATTCTTCAACGCCGTAGCGGGCGATCGGGCCGTACTCGTCGATCCGTTCGGTGGTCATCACCGTGGTGACGCCGATTTCCTTGAGCCTCGCGATCAACCGAAAGATCTCACGGCGCACGACGAACACAGCGTCGTACTGCTGGAACACCGCCGTGATCGAGTCAATGGCAACGCGCTTGGCCTTGTATTTGCGGATGGCGTAGTTGATCCGCTCGATCAAGCCGGAGAGATCAAAACTGCCGGCCACGTCCTGACCGTCAGGATCCGGTGAGGCATCAAGAATGAAGAGTTTGTCCTGCTCGACCATCTCCTGCAGATTCCAGCCGAAGCTGGCGGCATTGCGCAGGATGTCGAGGGGCGATTCCTCAAAGGTGACGAAGATGCCGGGTTCGTCGAACTGTTTGATGCCGTTGTGGAGGAAGTGCAGTGAAAACACCGTCTTGCCGGTGCCGGACGTGCCGCTGATCAGCGTGCTGCGGCCGATCGGCAGGCCGCCTTGGCACACATCATCAAAGCCCTCGATCCCTGTCGGGAGCTTTTGAACCTGCATCTGAGGCTGACCGCTGGTCGGAGGGAACTGCATGGCAACCACCTGTGGCTTGACCGTAGTGAGCACGGGATGAACCGTGCTGGAGCGCACCATGTCGCTTAAGGATCTGAAGAAATGGTCGTGTCGGTCTCCTCATCGACCGCATCGATCAAACTCGAATTGAGCGACGTATCGGACAGCTCGTCGTAGAGCAGATCCAGGCCGATCAGCACCCGCTCGCGATCGGAGAGGTCACCGATGATGCGCCGCACCGGCGGTGGAAGAATCTTGGACAACGTTGGCGTTGCCAGGATCTTGTCTTCCTCCGCCAGTTGCGGATTTTTGAGCACGTCAATCACCTTGAGGGCATACACCCCCCGGAATTCGGTTTCGAGGATGTTGCGCAGCGTTTTCAGCGCCCGCATCGAATTGGGCGTGTTGCCCGCCACGTAGAGCTTGAGGATGTAGGTCTTGCGGGGACTCATGACGACTCCTCCGAGGCATCGAGCTGATCCATCGGGCGACGTACACGGCTAGAGGCCGTGCCCGACAGAGGAAGGTCCGGCGGAATGGACCGCCGGTACATCTCACACAGGTGCGCCATCACGTCGAGAAGCGCAAGGCGGTAATCCTGAAGAAAGTCATGTTTGTGGCCCTCAAAACTCAATTGTTTCCAGAATTCATCGATCAGATCCACATGGATCTCAACGGTGCGGGTGATCGGTAGATCACTGAAAAAAGCGGTGTTGACAAAGCTTTCCAAGGCCTGATTGGCCGCAGCCGGATCACTGAAGTAACTCGCCAGCAGGTCCCGATAGGTGCGTTGAAGCGACAGCAGCAGATCCCTGCGTTCCTCGGGGGGCAGGCTGCCCAGGAAGCGGGATGGATCCCGTTTGTAAAAAACACCTAGGTAGCCAAGTCGCTCCTGCAGGCGATCGGAGAGGTTGCTGACGGCACGGGAGGAGGAGCTGCTGTCGTCCTGGCGTCCATCGGCGCGCCCCTGGCGCAGAAAACGCGAAATGGCCGCATCAACGTTGTATCCCAGCTGGGCCAGCTGGTCGTCGGGCAGATGCAGCTCCTCGGGGTGGTAATCCACCTGACCCTTCACCTCCCCAACGATCACGGCGGGGAAGAGCAGACCCGCCGCCAGCAGTTGCTCCTTGACCTCAGCGTCGAGCAGACTCTGCTCGAGCACCACAGCGTCAAAATCGTCCTGCCGGGGTCCGAGGACAGCTGCCAGGGTCTCCCCAGGATCAACCGTCAGAACAACCGACTCGTAACGATTGGCCGGCAGCCAGGGGCGGCAGGCTTCCACCAAAGCTGGGCTGCCCAGCACGAGAGCAACAGTGAGGGCCGGCCTGGCCATCCGGGCATCCGAAGCGTCGAAGTATCTAAATCTTGACGATGGGGCGTGTCAGAGACGAAGATCTTTGTTTGTCTTTCGATTGCGGCTCAGGCCTGAATCGGTTCGCCGAGCCTGAACGCGTCCTTTCACCTTATGGCCGACACGAAACCAGCCGCGGAACAGAGCGGGACCTACGCCATCGTTGAGGCGTCAGGAACCCAGATCTGGCTGCAGCCCAACCGCTACTACGACATCGACCGGCTTCAGGCCGAGGTGGATGACACCATCAAGCTTGAAAACGTTCTGCTGGTGAAGGACGGCAAGGGCACCACTCTCGGCCAGCCCTATGTCAAAGACGCCACCGTGTCCCTCAAGGTGATGGCCCATCGCCGCGGACCGAAGGTGATCGTTTACAAAATGCGCCCCAAAAAGAAAACCCGCCGTAAGAATGGTCATCGGCAGGAACTCACCCGGGTGATGGTTGAGTCCATCTCCGTGGGCGGCAAGGCCATCAGCTGACCTCACCCCCCGCTCCATCAACCGCCCCACCAGCATCTCCTCTCATGGCACATAAAAAAGGCACAGGCTCAACCCGTAACGGCCGAGACTCAAACGCCAAACGCCTTGGAGTGAAGGCCTACGGCGGCGAAACCGTCACCGCCGGTTCCATCCTGATTCGCCAGCGCGGCACCTCCGTTCTGCCCGGCGTCAATGTCGGCAAAGGCAAGGACGACACTCTGTTCGCCCTCACCGACGGCATCGTGAAGTTCGAATCGATCCGACGCGGCCTGCGCAACCGCAAGCGCATCAACATAACGGCCACTGCTTGACCAGGCAAAGATTGCGTTTGCGTTCAGCGCCTCGCAATCAACGCAAAACCCGACGGCTGGTTACCACCAGCCCCAGAACTGTGAGCCCCAGGACGACAAACGTTCTGGGGCTTTGTTCGTGCAAGGCGTGCATGATCTCGAGAGGAAGAGCTAAAGCCAGCAGCGCCACCAATAACCACTCACCCCAGCGACGACCAAACCACGTGCCCCAAGCTGCAACGAGGATCAGCAGCGCATAAAGGGCTGAGACTACCGCCAACTGGATCAAGCGCGTCGGGCCTAGCACAGCCCCCTGTTGGGCCATGGCTGCCAAAAGCCGGCGATCGGCCTGGCCCCAGGTGTCGGCGAAGTCCGAAAGCTGTGCGTAATGAATATCGCCATACAAAGCGGCCAGGCTGATCACCAGCAGCACGGCTGCGAGCAGGACTTTTTTGATCACGATCAAGCGGATCAGCCAAAGTCCCTTGTCGGCTGCTTTGCTCATTGAGGCGTCAAACGCTGCCGTCAAGCGAACGGTAAAGCCGGGCCGTGATCAGAAGGGGGTGGAACACCTCCAGGAACTGAGTCTGCAGGGTGCGGAAAAAACCATCCACCAGGGCCGGATCATCGAAATGGAAGGGGTACTCCCCCTGATGCCCTTTGAAGAAGTACCAGTTCAGGAGAGCGATGGCCCCGGGCGCCATGCGCTGGTGAAACTCCAGCAGCTGCGCCGAAGGATCCGGCAGATGTTCCAGCACATCGAGGCAGACCACCGCATCGAAACGCACATCGCCCGTGCTGCTGAGGTCACGATGCACCGAAAGCTTGTCCGCCAGGCCCAGGCTTTCCGCCCGTTGCTGCACAAAAGCCTGGTTGTGGGGATTGAGATCCACAAACCAGACCTGGTCAACCTCCGGCAGCGCCGCCGCCGAAAGGGCATGGGTGCCGATGCCTCCGCCAAAATCCAGCACCTGGCCCTGCACCGCCATGCCCTGCAGCCGCAGCGTGTCGGCGATGTAGTCCGCACTGGAAAGATGCCAGGCCGCGAGCTCCAGCAGGTGCCCCGTACCAACCGTGTCTTCATAAAAGGTGGTGGCGTCCTCCGGCCGGAACGCACCAGGGTGCAGATCCGCCAGGTCGTCGGTGCTGCTGGGCAGACGCTGCTCGAGCTGCTCCAGCGTGAGGTCGAGGTAGCGGCTGAGGTGTTGCTTGATGCCCAAACCGTCCGCCAGAAAAGGGGAGACGTCCACATCCGTGCTACTGCGGAGCTGGGGCATGGATGGGCATCAGAGAGCGGCCAACCTACGCAGCCGGCGGAATGCAACAGTCAGGGCACCCCGCTCCAGCCCCGGTGAACGGCCCCTTCGGCTTCGTGGTGATCGACAAGCCCGCAGGCCTCACCTCCCATGCCTGCGTCAGCCGCCTGCGCCGCAGCTACGGCCTCAAACGGGTGGGTCATGGCGGCACCCTTGATCCTGCCGTCACCGGAGTTCTCCCCATTGCCCTGGGACCGGCCACCCGACTGCTGCCCTACCTCCCAGGGGAGAAGACCTACACCGGGGTGATTCAACTGGGTCGGCGCACCAGCAGCGACGATCTGGAAGGAGAGCTGCTGGAGCAGCAGGCCTGGCCATCCTTCAGTGAAGCCGAGCTCAACAGCAGCCTGGAGGCGTTCCGGGGCGCGATTGAGCAGCATCCGCCGCAGGTCTCCGCCGTCCATGTCGATGGCGAACGGGCCCATGCCAAGGCCAGGCGCGGTGAAGCCATGGATCTGCCGCCACGGGCCGTCACCGTGCACCGGCTGGAGCTGTTGAATTGGGATGCAGCCCTGGGACAGCTGAGCATCGAGGTGCACTGTTCCGCCGGCACCTACATACGCTCGATCGCCCGGGATCTGGGGGACCGCATCGGCTGCGGAGGTTGTCTTGCTTCCCTGCGCCGCACCCAGGCCCTGGGGTTCCACGCGCACCAGGCCCATCCCCTGCCGGAGCGAGACGCTGTGCCGCCCGATCCCCTGTCGCCACTGTTGGCCCTGGGGGACCTGCCCCGGCGTGATCTCAGCGAAGCCGATCAGATCGACTGGCGCTGCGGCCGACGCATCGCCATGAATCCCGGTGCTGGAGAGGCGGTGGTGGTGTGCAACGCCGATGGGAGCATGGCCGGCATCGGCCACCGCGAGAGCGGAGGTTTGCTGCGGCCCAAGGTGGTCTTCGATGCAGCAGGCTGAAACCACCCTTCGCTCAGTACTCTCCGAGCGCATCCCGCACTGCCCTGACGCGATGGCTGGCCACAGCAAATGGTCCCAGATCAAACGCACCAAGGCCGTCGTCGACGCCAAAAGGGGGGCGGTGTTCACCCGGCTGGGGCGGGAAATCATGGTGGCGGCCCGTGCCGGAGCCGATCCCGCTGGAAATTTTCAGTTGCGTACGGCCATCAGCAAAGCCCGCGCCGCTGGGGTTCCCGCCTCCAACATCGAGCGGGCCATCGCCAAGGGGTCAGGTCAGGCCGGTGATGGGGCCCAACTGGAGGACGTGCGCTACGAGGGCTATGGCCCTGGCGGCATGGCGGTGCTGGTGGAGGCACTCACGGACAACCGCAACCGCACCGCGGCGGATCTGCGGCTTGCCTTCAGTAAGAACGGCGGAAACCTGGGGGAAAACGGCTGCGTGGCCTATCTGTTTGAACACCGCAGCGAAGTGATCCTCAACGCCGGCCCCGACGATGAGGAACGGCTACTGGAAAGCCTCCTGGAGCTGGACGCTGATGGCTATGAACTCCTGGACGGGGCTGTGGTGGTGCACGGCCCGTTCGAGGCCTTGGAGAGCCTTCAGGACGGCTTGCGCCACGCAGACTGGAATGTGAGGGAGTGGGGCCATCACTGGTCCGCCCAGACGAGCGTTTCGGTGAATGATCCCGAGACCGCCCGCAGCTGCCTCAAGCTGCTGGATGCCCTCGATGGGCTCGATGATGTGCGCAGCGTCAGCGCCAACCTGGATCTGGCCGACGAACTGGAGATCGATTGATGTCGTTACTTTTAAAGCCGAGTCTTTGCAAGCAATAGCTGGCGTAGGGCGCAGAAATGCCCAAAGCTCAACTGGAATGGCTCAAAGGAGAAGCAGATGCAAGAGCAATGTCATCAAGGGAAGAGCGCAGACAACCCGCACAGCCACTCCAGCAGCGTCTTGAGAAACGTTGAGACCTCCGCCCTCAAACAGGGCAACCAAAACCCTTGCAACGCCACCAACTAACCAAGGAGGCGCAACACAGGCCAATGGGATCAAGGACTGCTGTAGCGATCAGCCCAATTCGGATAGAGCCCTCAGTTGGGGGATCCGCGATGGCACCACCTGCAACGACGGTGATCAGAAAGACAAGATGCCTGATGAAACGAAACCTTCCCGCTATTGCCGCGCTGGCGCTAAGCAGGGGCTGACGACCTGGGCCATCGGCAGCTCGGAGACGATCAAGGTCTGGTGATCTATTGAAATTTCACACCAGTGAGCAGCTCGCAATTGAGCTGGGAGGTTTCAAAAAGTTCCTGCCCAAATGGTCTGACTTGTTTGAGATTGAGTTGCTCAGCAACCAAGACGGAAAACCTGGAAGCACTCAGGTCTCCATTCTTTCGGAGAAAGCACAGGTTGAGGATATTTGAATCTCTGGCCAAGAATTCACGGATGCGTTCATTGGCTTTGTTCCTGGTGCACATTGCAATCACTTCGTCTGCAACACTTTCAGCTTTTGCCTCTGGTGTTGCTGCGCCGATGGCAAGAACAGCGACGGCGATGGAGATGAGTCGTTTCATGGCGCCAGCATCACCGTGATGAGTTGATTGCGCACCCCCCAATCAGGGGATTCTCAGATCGGATCAGACTGATCGATGCAGCAGCTCATTTGGTCGCTGCCATCGCGTCATAGGAACGGCACTGCACCCCCAGCCGGGGTGATGGTGTCTTTGGAGAATCCACACTCCATCCAATGGCGTCATGACCATTGGGCGCTGATGACTGAACTGACTCCTTCTCTGACGATGCGGGGAGTCAGATCAGCGTTAAATCCTCTCAAGATCGCCTTATCACTCGTGTCGAGTCCAACAGAACTTCAACGTCTTGTGATATTGAATTACAAGAATGCCGATGGGGAAGAGCTAGTTGGGCTCGCTCTGGAGTTAGTAGAAGAATCTAATGGCGGAATTCAAGTACGGGTACTTAGGGATTCAAATTTAGTTAGTTGTGTATCGGTGGTTCCCTTAATTGAATGCAGAGTGGACGACTCGCAAGACTGCGACCGCTGTGACTCTGCTGAATAACTCTTTACAGCAGATAATCCAAATATGCTAAATTCTAACTACCAGGATGTCTATTACAGAGAGGGTGAATATAATGGTGCACCAAAGTATCAAAATGTTCATGGAAATCTATTTATGCAGTGAGCAAAATATGCCTAGTAGAAGCAGAGTGAGGCACTAAAAAGATTTTGGACTTCAGGGGACAACTGAAAGAGGCTCTGAAGAAGCGGCAAGCCGTCAGTGATATTAAAATGAATTCCAAATTCTTGTAATTCTTGATACAGGATTTGCCTGGCTTCATCAGCTATTATAAATTATGGCTTTTTATCTTTTCTTCACTACCATCGCTTCCATTGGAGTAATTTATCTCCTGATTTCATGCACCTTTAAAGATAGTAATCAGCAATTTCCAACTCCACCAATAAATTTCAACAATACTCCCTAATATTAAACAGTGGACGACTAACAATACTGCTACTGCTGTGACTAATCAGCAGCAATCACAACTTGAACAACATTGCTCTTCTCCGGCGTGACCATCAGCACAGGGCTGAGAGCAATAAATCTTTCAATCTTTCTGAACGGCTTTTTCAGGGTAAACACTGCAGCTGCAGGGCTCACACGCGCATTTCTGGTTTGCGATTGGCATTGATTCGTCGATCAACTTCCCTTTTCTTAGGACGAACAGACAACCAGTGCAACTCGCAACTGAGGG is a genomic window containing:
- a CDS encoding YebC/PmpR family DNA-binding transcriptional regulator — encoded protein: MAGHSKWSQIKRTKAVVDAKRGAVFTRLGREIMVAARAGADPAGNFQLRTAISKARAAGVPASNIERAIAKGSGQAGDGAQLEDVRYEGYGPGGMAVLVEALTDNRNRTAADLRLAFSKNGGNLGENGCVAYLFEHRSEVILNAGPDDEERLLESLLELDADGYELLDGAVVVHGPFEALESLQDGLRHADWNVREWGHHWSAQTSVSVNDPETARSCLKLLDALDGLDDVRSVSANLDLADELEID